One Sphingomonas sabuli genomic region harbors:
- a CDS encoding ArsR/SmtB family transcription factor, with the protein MSIADQFDAVFKALGHATRRSILDTLRDQPLTTGALCDLCADIDRCTVMQHLKVLETADLVNVERRGRERWNHLNPLPIHDIHERWIGPHAAYAVNMLSRLKHKLETPPTGR; encoded by the coding sequence ATGTCAATCGCCGACCAGTTCGACGCCGTATTCAAGGCGCTCGGCCACGCCACCCGGCGGTCGATTCTCGACACGCTGCGCGACCAGCCGCTAACCACCGGCGCCCTGTGCGACCTGTGCGCCGACATCGACCGCTGCACTGTGATGCAGCATCTCAAGGTGCTGGAAACGGCCGATCTGGTGAACGTCGAGCGCCGCGGGCGCGAGCGCTGGAATCACCTCAACCCCCTGCCCATCCACGACATTCACGAACGGTGGATCGGCCCCCACGCGGCCTATGCGGTCAACATGTTGTCACGGCTGAAACACAAGCTGGAAACGCCGCCGACCGGCCGCTGA
- a CDS encoding SRPBCC family protein, with protein sequence MDPTFSVFIFVDRPVHEVFEAVADPDKMSRYFTTGGAQGRLETGATVTWDFHDFPGAFPVHVRQVVQDERIVFDWQANEPGADYQITVTMTFAPVDGGRTKVGISESGYRASDASVKASYGNCMGWSQMLAALKAWVEHGINLREGAYK encoded by the coding sequence ATGGACCCGACGTTTTCCGTTTTCATTTTCGTCGACCGGCCAGTGCACGAGGTGTTTGAGGCCGTTGCCGATCCGGACAAGATGTCGCGCTATTTCACCACTGGCGGTGCGCAGGGGCGGCTGGAAACGGGCGCGACCGTGACCTGGGATTTCCACGACTTTCCCGGCGCCTTTCCGGTTCACGTCCGGCAGGTCGTGCAGGACGAACGCATCGTCTTCGACTGGCAGGCCAACGAGCCGGGCGCGGACTATCAGATCACCGTGACCATGACCTTTGCGCCGGTCGATGGCGGGCGGACCAAGGTCGGCATTTCCGAAAGCGGTTATCGCGCGTCCGACGCGTCGGTAAAGGCCAGCTATGGCAATTGCATGGGCTGGTCGCAGATGCTCGCCGCGCTGAAAGCGTGGGTGGAGCACGGCATCAACCTGCGCGAAGGCGCCTACAAATAG